ggtacccaaaaagaggagtttctttgcatcgaggtttatgcaaagagctcacgtaattatattgttgctttttggtgaagtgaatgagtgttccatctgtacgactggtctttgaatgcaccccgcttcaacatcaaatgagaataatcctttataaaaattaaaattgactgacgcaaacgtgagttcatgtttttattgaaaacaacatagtgttgacgccgtacggcatcggtttttcgctttccaaacaaggcgtgcgcgctcccgcggcagggggaacaaaatctcacgggggaaccaaatcgaGCACAACAGCTGAACGCCAATATCAGGGTCCGCCATAGCGATTCAGGAGTAGGGAATGAGCGAACGATGACAAATGAGGCGACTGCACCAGGACTCAGGCTTGTCTCTTGTGATGAGGGACGCAGCTGATGATTGTAGGAAAGTGTTGCAGATTCTGAGAGATCACTATATGCTGGCAAGGGGAAGACCCGTGTGATAAATCTGTATACCGGACTGACATCCCTCCAAAAGGCAGTCAGTGCTCTCATTGAGTATATCATACGGGCAGAGATGTGGGAGAGATGTTAAGTGATGATCTGCTGATCGATATTTTAAGGTGCTTACCAGATGCTTTTAAGCCCTTTTCCATTCATGTGTCGCAGAGTGATGAAAAGTTTACTTTTGCTGAGTTCAAGATAAAGCTGCGGAACTATGAGAGCACTGAAAAGTTCAGGACTGTGTCCACAGAGGACAACATCATGAGAGTGAGAGGAAGATCTGGTGGGGACGTCAGACTGACCTGCTACAGTTGGGGCCAGAGGGCtgtaaagcaataaaaaaaggttGTCCTGAGGTGGGCCAGCAcagtgaacaaaaacaatggtgCAGTTTTTGCAAGAGCTCCACGCACAAAGATGAGAAATGCAGGCGCAGGAGGAGAGACAAGATCAAGCAGGCGGTGGATGAGGGGGACCACACGTTTGCATTCAAGGTGGGCCAGGTGGATGGAGACCGTCAGCAGACCACAGAGGAGAGGGCTTATGATCGACACGGGGGCCACATCCCATATTGTGACTGACATCAAAGTTCAAGGACTTTGACAAGAAGCCCCAAAAGCACATCCTGGGGTTGGCTGATGAGAGAACCAGTGGCTCACACTGAGGAGGGGTGCAGCCAAGGTTCGTCTGATTGACAGAGGAGGATGCGCAGTGGAAACCATGTTGATGGGGGGCATTATATGTCCCATCATATCCCCAGGACATTATTCCTGTCAAGGCAGGGACTGCCCAAGAAGCGACTCTCATCCTTAAGGAGGGACAGAACAAGCTCATCCATAAAGATGGTATGACATTTGAGATTCAAGTGTGTGATGGGCTATATTATAGAAATTGATGAGCCTACAGATGAGTAATGATGAAGATGGATGTCATGAGTGTTATGATTTACAAACATGGCATGAAATGTAGGGGCAGGCACAGGAAAAACACGCAAACGCAGGAAGactggaatcgaacccgcatgCTCATTGTGCCGCCCCTGTTGccattagtttttattttattttggagtaGCAGTAGTTGATTTTATTGTGACGTAGTGGCACCGTAGCACTTTTCTGTTACAGTAGCAATGCGGCAGCCTTTGGCTTGAAGCAGCTGTACCGTTGCCTCCCCCtcaatgtgaaaatgtgacaAGTTCACATAACGTTTATtttctggggggaaaaaaaaaaaaagtgacgtaACAGTTTATAAATCTCTTGTTAGCTGCTTTGCAAACATTCATATATACAAACATCCCTGCTTATTACAAATTATTACAACACACGCGGACGAACGCAGTTCGGCCTAAAAGCGCGAGCCCAAAGGCGTGAAGGTTGGCCCAAACCtttgtaaaaatgtgacaaCTTATGAAATACGGCCTTTAGTTCATGCTGGGGGAGGTGCACGCACAGGCCTGTGGCTGAGCCCTCTACAGTCCCCCAGTGGCAGGCAGAGTTTACAACTGCATTGCGACTGCCTGATCAATTGCATAATCCGCTCCCACGTGCGCAAGCATGCACTTAAGCTTGACTAAAGAAACTTTTCAATGTGACTTGCTTGTCAACGAATGTGGCTTTGACATTTTCCAACGAGCACTTCCTGCGCAAAGGGGAAGCTCTGGCCTGACTGCTGACGCGACCAACGACCTCTCCCTCACctaggatttttttcaacaaaaaagcTGATCAGACGCGTCTGCCTGAGgcttaggttttttttttttttttttaaagtttttttttttaaggtctGGCTGTCATTAGTTCTCTTCTTGGGTTTGACTTGACGGACCTCCTGCGTGTGCGCACGCCTGCGCGCGCACATTCCGAGGAGCTTCTTGTCAAAGATGAGATGGAATGTGGCACAACCTGGCCAAGCGGCCCCAGAAACCGCGAGGATTTGGGACGAACGCCCAAAGTCCAATTGGTGCCCGTTGACAACACAGACGATCTTCTTGAAACgcttgttttctctttttggtCCGAAACCGGTGGTTTTGGTGAGAGTAACCCACATTCTGCTGCCGCTTAACAAAACCCCCCCGGTGAGATGAGTCTCCTTTTTTGATAGGTTACCAACGATGAAATGCTCGAGCGCGACGGGTGGAGGTCACGCGGGAAAAGGGAGCCATCTAATTTGCATGGGTGTCTGCTTCGGACAAAACAAACTTGCACTTAGAGGCTCTCCATGAAATTATGGTAGAAGGAATGTACGCTGGTCACGGAGAACCATGAGGCTGCTATGGGGGTCACCAATCCCAAGAGGGGGGGGAACCATTGCACGGCAGACTGAATGGAGGGCAAAGAAATGGCCTTTGAAATGGTTTCAATTTGACCAAATTCCATAATTCCCCATCTTGAGTTCCGTCGGAGGTTTAGCAGCCACCTTGTGCGCACTTGTGCGCGCCAGCCACTTGGTGAGCTTGCTCCATCCGCCGAGGCTCACTTGAGTCTGTCCGAGCGGAAGGAGTCCTCTACGGCGGGGTCGGCCAGCATCAGGTCTCCCTCCAGCATGTCCAGGGCCAGTGCGTCCATTTGCAGCGGGTCGTCGAGAGAGAAGGGGCTCATCTCGAAACCTGGCACGTGCGACAGGGCGCTGGCGATCTCTTTGGACAGACCCGGTGGAGAAGAGTCACCTGACGGCAAACACATGCGGCAAATGAgaacagaaataaaacaagggTCCACGCAGTAACAACTGATAAGCAAGCTTCTTTTTCCCATGACTGTCAATGATTGTTGTTCCTGTCCTATTGGTGGATGAGCGCTTCTCCCAAATCGGGTCGCAGCTTCAGCAGGGAAGCCCAAAGTTCCCTCTCCCCGGCCACTTTGTCCAGCTCGTCCCAGGGGATCCCGacgcgttcccaggccagccaaGCGCCCCAGCGTGCCCTGGGTTGTATCCCGGCCTACCTCCCATAACGTTCAAGACTTCACAAGTCGGTTCAACTGATTATTATTGGTTGGCCAAACAGTTCAGTTCCTGCTTTGGTCTGTAACATGCATCAGAAACTTGGCAGACAGCGACGGGAGGGGCGAAGCTGGTCGAGTAGTGCCTTTGGACTAGCGGCCCACACACTACATGTCACGGCAAGCCACAGTTTGTATTCGAGTTCCTCTTGACGCATCAGGTCATGAAGCCACCCACCTGTCAAGATGATGTTGGGGATGTTCTGGCGAGCGCTTCCGCCGTAGTTGAGATTCTGGTTCTGGTTGAGTACAGTTTGATCAAAGGAACGCTGCAGTGCCTGGGTGTCAGCATGGCTGCCGCTCAGCACGCTGTGGGCCAGGATGTCACTTGGACTCTCCGAGGGAAACTGAAgcgcaaaaacacacacgctccATCACATCTCGTGTTGATCCCGCGACACACCGATCACGTGTCGCATCGCCATACCTGCGGGCCGGCTTTGCCGCCGAGCTGCAGGTTAACGTACGAGTCATCCAGCAAGGAATTGAGCAAGGCGTCCTGGGAAAACATGGGGTTATCGTGGCAACAGGCGCGCAAGCGCTCAACAAACATGCCGGTTGAGGGCTCACGTTGTACAGGTCGGAGGTCAAGTGCAATTGGGGGAAGTTTGCACTCCGAGTTTGCTCCGCCTCCTGCTTGAGCTGACACTGGGAGGTCAAGGCGCCGTGGAGGTACGCCTCCAAGGCGCTGTTgttcttcgccagtggcgagttGACATGAGAGCTGCTcgtgtgctgctgctgctggacgcgcacatgcacacacatgtgGATGACGTTAGATAAGGATAACATAAGAATGGCTGTTTTTGTACTGGTACCGTTCCAAAGTGCTGAGTGTTGAGCAGGTTCTGCGGCGGCTGCGGTAGATGGACCAACTGTGTCTGCGCTTGATGCTGACTCACTAGGGGTGGCTGCTGGCCCAGAGGGTATGGCGGTAAGCGTTGATCCAGAGGCAGCTTACTCGTGTCCAGCGGCACACCCtggcgggagggggggggaggtggGTGATTATGCGTAGGAAAGCTTGAGGGGGatttgtgcgcgtgtgcgtgcgtgactCACCTGCGCGATGGAGGACAGCGTGGGCGAGATGGTGGGCGAGAACTGCTTGGCGTGATGTCGCCGGGCATCCCCACCCAAAACGGGCAGGATGAGCGGCGAGGGCTGCGGCCGTCTGCGCGGTGAGGTGCTGAGCGAGGGAGTGTAGGAGGCGGAGCCTAAGGCGCCACCATAGGCGGGGTTGCCGGAGGCTGACTGCAGGGAGGAGCTACTGAGGGACGAGTGTAGTGATTGGCTGCTGAGGGAggagggaagggagggagaggaGCCCAGGGACGACTGCAGCGAGGGGTTGCTGAGCGACGACTGCAAGGAGGCGGAGCTTAGAGAGTTGCGGAAAGAGTGGCTACTGAGCGAGGCCCGGATGTTGGGGTTGCTCAGTGACGATTGCAGGGACGGGTTGCTCGCCGCGCCCCCGAGCGAGCCCAGCAGACCTGCGGGAAGAAGCGCAAACACAATGGCCATCCTGAGTCAGATGCTCCCGATGGTTCGCCGAGAACTGGCCACATGGCGGGACCGAGCGAGGCGACCCGACTGGCCATTTTGACTCTGTATGTTTGTTGCAAAAGACGGCGGTGTATCACAAGAGCCATTGCGGTCGGTTCAGGCTCTTGCCACAACCTCGCCTTGCGAATCGGTTGCCAAACAAGCGGCGGCCATTCGTCAGGTCTGCTTACTCGGCTGATGGTAACGGTGGGAGGCGCCGTTGCTTCCCTCGGCGCCGCCGACGTTGATGCCCAGCTGGGTGAGGGTGGAGGCCAGATTGCCTGTGCTGCCGCCAGGGTAAGCGGGCTCGTCCTGGTCCAGCGGGGTGGGCAGGGGCGAGGGGAAGTGGAGGCTGGACAGGTCTGGCAGAGAGCCGCTGATGTTGAGGGCCGATGGGACGCCGTGGGCAGGAGCCAACGGCAGCTCGGGCGACATGAAGACGCTTAACACACGCAAACGAGGCAGATATATTGAAATATTGCTTTCCCCAAAACGTGACCGAGGCGCTTATGCTGCGTGGCCGACGACAATATGAGTGAGGTACTgcgaatgaaaaaaaaacaaaagaacaaaaccaaacaaaaaaagaaacaaggaaACATAGTTCTCAAACAACGTGTAGAAAAGCTCAAAGTCCCGAAAATGGCAAGGCTGACTCGGTTGTAACGCGCAAACATATGTTTGGGAAGACGTGCACCTTGGAAGAGAGAAAAGAGTGTTTGTTTGACATCTCGAGCGGAGGTCCGCTTTAAGTCTCAACTATTGAGCGGCTTCCAAACATCGAGGCTGTCTTAGCGCACGTGTGTAAGCGGGGCATATGTCATGTCAtgacagtgtgtgtgcgtacttGATGCCGGGAACTTCACATGACTTTGGTCGGGAGGTCATCACAGGAAACTGAAGacatgaagaaaacaaatcagcCCAATTCAtctgcgtgcgcgtgtgtgcatgcgcgtgtgtgcatgcgcgtgCGACGTCTGACCTTCTTGGCGTCCCAAGCCTTGTTAGCAACCAGCTTGGTGTCGTCCAGCACATTCTCCTCGATGGGCGGGACGGGGTATGGAAAAACTAAGGACAGATAAGGTTGGTGCGGTGACACAGCGGAACAATGCCATTTGATTGGCAGAGGCTCAGAGTGGGCAGGGTTCTCACCGTTGCGTCTTCCGCCATGGGGCGCGAGGGCGTGACCTCCTGCGGCGAAGGGTTCACCCGATGGCGGGTTCATCACGCTGGTGTGGAGGGCCGAGTCAGAGTTGGTCCTGTTGGACcccgcgcacgcacacacacgcacacatacgcacacgcgGGACGTCAGCAAGCCGATCCACGCAACCTGTCGCAGGCCGCAATTTAGTGAAAGAGATTCTGTCCCCAAGGCGGAACTGATGAGCGCTTGACCCGATCTTACCTCCCCCTGCCGGCCAATCACATGACAACAGGAAAGGCTTGCCGTACAGGGGCAccgcaaaaggaaaaaaaaggagatgcAGAGGAGCGGATGGCGgcgatgaagaagaagaagaagacccACAGGGGCAGATATTGCATCATCACGAGTGGAGAGAAAcgacaggaggaggagatgcaCTTAAAGAAAAGGatgaggagaaagaggaggatgaagaagaggaggaggagtggggTTCACCTGTTGAGCGCAGCGCTTGGAAGACGTAACAAGTGGCTTTTTTCCCCCGGGAAGATTCCAGCGGACCAATTCCTTTTCACGATCGACAAGAACAAAGCGTTACGTTACTGGCCAGTGGGGCAGGTGAAGAGGAGGGGCAAGCGCGGGATGAAGGCAGCCTCTGGAAAAACGTAAGCAGGACGACCGCATGGCGGAAGCCGCTGCCCAAAATCCCGTGAGTAAGCCACCACTGGTCATGGCAGTGTtatgcgtgcatgcgtgcgtgcctaTTGTGGTTAGAAAATCCCGGGCAAGAATGCAGAGGGAAGAATTCTGAGGTAAGAGTGCCTACGTACActcccaagaagaagaagagaggaAGAAGGCGGCAGCTAAAGAGCAAGTGGCTTGCTAGCATGTCAGCGCTCCAAAGTGTGGCTGCACACGTTTGGACGTGCGGGGGAATCCCTCTGAACGCTTTGCGGTGTGGTTGCCATCTCGCACGAGTGGGGAGCGCCTCTCCGTCCCCGATCGGCCCGCCTACATCAGGGACTGGGGGAAAACGGCCCAAAAGGGCTTATAAAAATGTAAGCTTGCCAGCCTCCATCTTTGGGAGGATTGGATTCAAATTTTTGTGCCACCGTAGACAGCACTCATCTGGCGGTTTAGGAAATGGGAACAAAGAAAGATGGGGAACGCCGTCGCCGTGTTTGGAATTCAGCCGGTCCAAGCCTACGAAGCTCCTTGCAGAAGGAGAAGGGAAAGAGTTGAAAGATTGGCACAGCCAAAGACTCCGAGTAGCAGCAAGATGGCCGCAGACGCGGAGAGGAGAGCAGAGGGGAAGGGGGCGGAGTCATAACATGTACCTTCTCCAGCCGGGGTCCGGTGGGGGGGACAAGTAGGCTGAGTTGTAAGGAGAGTTGTCCGCCTGCGGAGGCCGCCGTTAAGGAGAGAAACGTTTTCACGCCAAACcaaggcgaggcgaggcgggCCAGCCGCCTGTCGCCAGGCACCAGCCCTCAAGCACCTGACACCGTATCCATAAATTCAAGTTCCATTCATTCAAATGAACTCCCTGTAGTGCACGAGGCCCATCGTCATTTGCACTTGGCCCCTTTTGGCGCAGAAAGGATACTTGGCGGCTGCGATAGGGCCTGATGGGTGGCACGAAGCGGCGCTCCCTGTGGACACGCTCCACCAGGCCGTGATGGCGCATGGAGCGAGCAGACTCCAGCGACGGCGGGAAGGTGCCCTGCACGACAGCGCACACGCTCAAGCCAACGGGTCCCTGAGCTGAAGCTTTGGGACCATGCTCGCTCACCTGCAGGTCCTGTGGCCCACGGCCGATCTGGTTGACGTTGGGCAGCGAGCCGCCGTAGTAGGGACCCTGGGTGCGGGCCAGCCGGAGCTTCTGTGCCTGCAGCTGGACACCAAAAGGCAGACGCGCTCGTCACAAGCTTCTGAAAACACGCTAACGGAAAAACATGAGATATGCCATGCAATTGTTGAATACGCCAAAAGATCACTGGTTTTTAACGTGTCTGCAAAGaaatgactgtgtgtgtgtggtggtgtgagtgtgtgcgcatgtgtatgcgcatgtgtgtgcgcatgcgcgGGTGGGGTCGTTCTTACGGCACGATGAGCAAATTCAATGTATTCTCAGCTAATTAAGTATAATTATTTAGTGCGTGTCTTTGCGATACGCTGCGATACGCATATTACACGAGCCAATGTCGCAATATATtgtgcagccctgcaacatGCAGTTACTAGCTAAAGCTCACAACCAAAAACTGCAGTGACTGGGGCATACTCGGTAACAATGCTGAACGTGATCATCATCAGGACATCCCCCAAATGAGCGCACCCtaacccacgcaggcatggggagaacacgCAAACTCCACCCGGGAAGGCTGTGCCCACCCATCCTTGCATACGTCATTTGCATCATTATCTCTGATTGCGTTTCTCTAGTTTTGATGTTCACCAATCTTGCGACTTGCCGAGCTG
This DNA window, taken from Syngnathus acus chromosome 16, fSynAcu1.2, whole genome shotgun sequence, encodes the following:
- the LOC119136429 gene encoding CREB-regulated transcription coactivator 2-like isoform X1, whose protein sequence is MSAGSGGPASGPGGPAAAVAAGVGNPRKFSEKIALHTQRQAEETAAFHEVMMDITSTRLQAQKLRLARTQGPYYGGSLPNVNQIGRGPQDLQGTFPPSLESARSMRHHGLVERVHRERRFVPPIRPYRSRQADNSPYNSAYLSPPPDPGWRRNWSAGIFPGEKSHLLRLPSAALNRTNSDSALHTSVMNPPSGEPFAAGGHALAPHGGRRNGENPAHSEPLPIKWHCSAVSPHQPYLSLVFPYPVPPIEENVLDDTKLVANKAWDAKKFPVMTSRPKSCEVPGINVFMSPELPLAPAHGVPSALNISGSLPDLSSLHFPSPLPTPLDQDEPAYPGGSTGNLASTLTQLGINVGGAEGSNGASHRYHQPSLLGSLGGAASNPSLQSSLSNPNIRASLSSHSFRNSLSSASLQSSLSNPSLQSSLGSSPSLPSSLSSQSLHSSLSSSSLQSASGNPAYGGALGSASYTPSLSTSPRRRPQPSPLILPVLGGDARRHHAKQFSPTISPTLSSIAQGVPLDTSKLPLDQRLPPYPLGQQPPLVSQHQAQTQLVHLPQPPQNLLNTQHFGTQQQQHTSSSHVNSPLAKNNSALEAYLHGALTSQCQLKQEAEQTRSANFPQLHLTSDLYNDALLNSLLDDSYVNLQLGGKAGPQFPSESPSDILAHSVLSGSHADTQALQRSFDQTVLNQNQNLNYGGSARQNIPNIILTGDSSPPGLSKEIASALSHVPGFEMSPFSLDDPLQMDALALDMLEGDLMLADPAVEDSFRSDRLK
- the LOC119136429 gene encoding CREB-regulated transcription coactivator 2-like isoform X2, encoding MSAGSGGPASGPGGPAAAVAAGVGNPRKFSEKIALHTQRQAEETAAFHEVMMDITSTRLQAQKLRLARTQGPYYGGSLPNVNQIGRGPQDLQGTFPPSLESARSMRHHGLVERVHRERRFVPPIRPYRSRQADNSPYNSAYLSPPPDPGWRRNWSAGIFPGEKSHLLRLPSAALNRTNSDSALHTSVMNPPSGEPFAAGGHALAPHGGRRNGENPAHSEPLPIKWHCSAVSPHQPYLSLVFPYPVPPIEENVLDDTKLVANKAWDAKKFPVMTSRPKSCEVPGINVFMSPELPLAPAHGVPSALNISGSLPDLSSLHFPSPLPTPLDQDEPAYPGGSTGNLASTLTQLGINVGGAEGSNGASHRYHQPSLLGSLGGAASNPSLQSSLSNPNIRASLSSHSFRNSLSSASLQSSLSNPSLQSSLGSSPSLPSSLSSQSLHSSLSSSSLQSASGNPAYGGALGSASYTPSLSTSPRRRPQPSPLILPVLGGDARRHHAKQFSPTISPTLSSIAQGVPLDTSKLPLDQRLPPYPLGQQPPLVSQHQAQTQLVHLPQPPQNLLNTQHFGTQQQHTSSSHVNSPLAKNNSALEAYLHGALTSQCQLKQEAEQTRSANFPQLHLTSDLYNDALLNSLLDDSYVNLQLGGKAGPQFPSESPSDILAHSVLSGSHADTQALQRSFDQTVLNQNQNLNYGGSARQNIPNIILTGDSSPPGLSKEIASALSHVPGFEMSPFSLDDPLQMDALALDMLEGDLMLADPAVEDSFRSDRLK
- the LOC119136429 gene encoding CREB-regulated transcription coactivator 2-like isoform X7; the protein is MSAGSGGPASGPGGPAAAVAAGVGNPRKFSEKIALHTQRQAEETAAFHEVMMDITSTRLQAQKLRLARTQGPYYGGSLPNVNQIGRGPQDLQGTFPPSLESARSMRHHGLVERVHRERRFVPPIRPYRSRQQADNSPYNSAYLSPPPDPGWRRTNSDSALHTSVMNPPSGEPFAAGGHALAPHGGRRNVFPYPVPPIEENVLDDTKLVANKAWDAKKFPVMTSRPKSCEVPGINVFMSPELPLAPAHGVPSALNISGSLPDLSSLHFPSPLPTPLDQDEPAYPGGSTGNLASTLTQLGINVGGAEGSNGASHRYHQPSLLGSLGGAASNPSLQSSLSNPNIRASLSSHSFRNSLSSASLQSSLSNPSLQSSLGSSPSLPSSLSSQSLHSSLSSSSLQSASGNPAYGGALGSASYTPSLSTSPRRRPQPSPLILPVLGGDARRHHAKQFSPTISPTLSSIAQGVPLDTSKLPLDQRLPPYPLGQQPPLVSQHQAQTQLVHLPQPPQNLLNTQHFGTQQQQHTSSSHVNSPLAKNNSALEAYLHGALTSQCQLKQEAEQTRSANFPQLHLTSDLYNDALLNSLLDDSYVNLQLGGKAGPQFPSESPSDILAHSVLSGSHADTQALQRSFDQTVLNQNQNLNYGGSARQNIPNIILTGDSSPPGLSKEIASALSHVPGFEMSPFSLDDPLQMDALALDMLEGDLMLADPAVEDSFRSDRLK
- the LOC119136429 gene encoding CREB-regulated transcription coactivator 2-like isoform X5 — protein: MSAGSGGPASGPGGPAAAVAAGVGNPRKFSEKIALHTQRQAEETAAFHEVMMDITSTRLQAQKLRLARTQGPYYGGSLPNVNQIGRGPQDLQGTFPPSLESARSMRHHGLVERVHRERRFVPPIRPYRSRQQADNSPYNSAYLSPPPDPGWRRNWSAGIFPGEKSHLLRLPSAALNRTNSDSALHTSVMNPPSGEPFAAGGHALAPHGGRRNVFPYPVPPIEENVLDDTKLVANKAWDAKKFPVMTSRPKSCEVPGINVFMSPELPLAPAHGVPSALNISGSLPDLSSLHFPSPLPTPLDQDEPAYPGGSTGNLASTLTQLGINVGGAEGSNGASHRYHQPSLLGSLGGAASNPSLQSSLSNPNIRASLSSHSFRNSLSSASLQSSLSNPSLQSSLGSSPSLPSSLSSQSLHSSLSSSSLQSASGNPAYGGALGSASYTPSLSTSPRRRPQPSPLILPVLGGDARRHHAKQFSPTISPTLSSIAQGVPLDTSKLPLDQRLPPYPLGQQPPLVSQHQAQTQLVHLPQPPQNLLNTQHFGTQQQQHTSSSHVNSPLAKNNSALEAYLHGALTSQCQLKQEAEQTRSANFPQLHLTSDLYNDALLNSLLDDSYVNLQLGGKAGPQFPSESPSDILAHSVLSGSHADTQALQRSFDQTVLNQNQNLNYGGSARQNIPNIILTGDSSPPGLSKEIASALSHVPGFEMSPFSLDDPLQMDALALDMLEGDLMLADPAVEDSFRSDRLK
- the LOC119136429 gene encoding CREB-regulated transcription coactivator 2-like isoform X3; its protein translation is MSAGSGGPASGPGGPAAAVAAGVGNPRKFSEKIALHTQRQAEETAAFHEVMMDITSTRLQAQKLRLARTQGPYYGGSLPNVNQIGRGPQDLQGTFPPSLESARSMRHHGLVERVHRERRFVPPIRPYRSRQADNSPYNSAYLSPPPDPGWRRNWSAGIFPGEKSHLLRLPSAALNRTNSDSALHTSVMNPPSGEPFAAGGHALAPHGGRRNGENPAHSEPLPIKWHCSAVSPHQPYLSLVFPYPVPPIEENVLDDTKLVANKAWDAKKFPVMTSRPKSCEVPGINVFMSPELPLAPAHGVPSALNISGSLPDLSSLHFPSPLPTPLDQDEPAYPGGSTGNLASTLTQLGINVGGAEGSNGASHRYHQPSLLGSLGGAASNPSLQSSLSNPNIRASLSSHSFRNSLSSASLQSSLSNPSLQSSLGSSPSLPSSLSSQSLHSSLSSSSLQSASGNPAYGGALGSASYTPSLSTSPRRRPQPSPLILPVLGGDARRHHAKQFSPTISPTLSSIAQGVPLDTSKLPLDQRLPPYPLGQQPPLVSQHQAQTQLVHLPQPPQNLLNTQHFGTQQHTSSSHVNSPLAKNNSALEAYLHGALTSQCQLKQEAEQTRSANFPQLHLTSDLYNDALLNSLLDDSYVNLQLGGKAGPQFPSESPSDILAHSVLSGSHADTQALQRSFDQTVLNQNQNLNYGGSARQNIPNIILTGDSSPPGLSKEIASALSHVPGFEMSPFSLDDPLQMDALALDMLEGDLMLADPAVEDSFRSDRLK
- the LOC119136429 gene encoding CREB-regulated transcription coactivator 2-like isoform X8 translates to MSAGSGGPASGPGGPAAAVAAGVGNPRKFSEKIALHTQRQAEETAAFHEVMMDITSTRLQAQKLRLARTQGPYYGGSLPNVNQIGRGPQDLQGTFPPSLESARSMRHHGLVERVHRERRFVPPIRPYRSRQADNSPYNSAYLSPPPDPGWRRTNSDSALHTSVMNPPSGEPFAAGGHALAPHGGRRNVFPYPVPPIEENVLDDTKLVANKAWDAKKFPVMTSRPKSCEVPGINVFMSPELPLAPAHGVPSALNISGSLPDLSSLHFPSPLPTPLDQDEPAYPGGSTGNLASTLTQLGINVGGAEGSNGASHRYHQPSLLGSLGGAASNPSLQSSLSNPNIRASLSSHSFRNSLSSASLQSSLSNPSLQSSLGSSPSLPSSLSSQSLHSSLSSSSLQSASGNPAYGGALGSASYTPSLSTSPRRRPQPSPLILPVLGGDARRHHAKQFSPTISPTLSSIAQGVPLDTSKLPLDQRLPPYPLGQQPPLVSQHQAQTQLVHLPQPPQNLLNTQHFGTQQQQHTSSSHVNSPLAKNNSALEAYLHGALTSQCQLKQEAEQTRSANFPQLHLTSDLYNDALLNSLLDDSYVNLQLGGKAGPQFPSESPSDILAHSVLSGSHADTQALQRSFDQTVLNQNQNLNYGGSARQNIPNIILTGDSSPPGLSKEIASALSHVPGFEMSPFSLDDPLQMDALALDMLEGDLMLADPAVEDSFRSDRLK
- the LOC119136429 gene encoding CREB-regulated transcription coactivator 2-like isoform X4, whose product is MSAGSGGPASGPGGPAAAVAAGVGNPRKFSEKIALHTQRQAEETAAFHEVMMDITSTRLQAQKLRLARTQGPYYGGSLPNVNQIGRGPQDLQGTFPPSLESARSMRHHGLVERVHRERRFVPPIRPYRSRQQADNSPYNSAYLSPPPDPGWRRNWSAGIFPGEKSHLLRLPSAALNRGRTNSDSALHTSVMNPPSGEPFAAGGHALAPHGGRRNVFPYPVPPIEENVLDDTKLVANKAWDAKKFPVMTSRPKSCEVPGINVFMSPELPLAPAHGVPSALNISGSLPDLSSLHFPSPLPTPLDQDEPAYPGGSTGNLASTLTQLGINVGGAEGSNGASHRYHQPSLLGSLGGAASNPSLQSSLSNPNIRASLSSHSFRNSLSSASLQSSLSNPSLQSSLGSSPSLPSSLSSQSLHSSLSSSSLQSASGNPAYGGALGSASYTPSLSTSPRRRPQPSPLILPVLGGDARRHHAKQFSPTISPTLSSIAQGVPLDTSKLPLDQRLPPYPLGQQPPLVSQHQAQTQLVHLPQPPQNLLNTQHFGTQQQQHTSSSHVNSPLAKNNSALEAYLHGALTSQCQLKQEAEQTRSANFPQLHLTSDLYNDALLNSLLDDSYVNLQLGGKAGPQFPSESPSDILAHSVLSGSHADTQALQRSFDQTVLNQNQNLNYGGSARQNIPNIILTGDSSPPGLSKEIASALSHVPGFEMSPFSLDDPLQMDALALDMLEGDLMLADPAVEDSFRSDRLK
- the LOC119136429 gene encoding CREB-regulated transcription coactivator 2-like isoform X6, which encodes MSAGSGGPASGPGGPAAAVAAGVGNPRKFSEKIALHTQRQAEETAAFHEVMMDITSTRLQAQKLRLARTQGPYYGGSLPNVNQIGRGPQDLQGTFPPSLESARSMRHHGLVERVHRERRFVPPIRPYRSRQADNSPYNSAYLSPPPDPGWRRNWSAGIFPGEKSHLLRLPSAALNRTNSDSALHTSVMNPPSGEPFAAGGHALAPHGGRRNVFPYPVPPIEENVLDDTKLVANKAWDAKKFPVMTSRPKSCEVPGINVFMSPELPLAPAHGVPSALNISGSLPDLSSLHFPSPLPTPLDQDEPAYPGGSTGNLASTLTQLGINVGGAEGSNGASHRYHQPSLLGSLGGAASNPSLQSSLSNPNIRASLSSHSFRNSLSSASLQSSLSNPSLQSSLGSSPSLPSSLSSQSLHSSLSSSSLQSASGNPAYGGALGSASYTPSLSTSPRRRPQPSPLILPVLGGDARRHHAKQFSPTISPTLSSIAQGVPLDTSKLPLDQRLPPYPLGQQPPLVSQHQAQTQLVHLPQPPQNLLNTQHFGTQQQQHTSSSHVNSPLAKNNSALEAYLHGALTSQCQLKQEAEQTRSANFPQLHLTSDLYNDALLNSLLDDSYVNLQLGGKAGPQFPSESPSDILAHSVLSGSHADTQALQRSFDQTVLNQNQNLNYGGSARQNIPNIILTGDSSPPGLSKEIASALSHVPGFEMSPFSLDDPLQMDALALDMLEGDLMLADPAVEDSFRSDRLK